TGCGACGGTCACTTCCTCTGTCGTTATGCTGGAAATCAATGTGGGCAATATCACCAATCAGGACAATCGCAAGCGTGCTAAATGGAGTGCTATTTTAGGAATCTTGACCTTTGTCTTTGGAATTCCTTCAGCTCTATCCTATGGGGTCATGGCGGATGTTCACATCTTTGGTAAGACCTTCTTTGATGCTATGGATTTCTTGGTTTCCAATCTCCTCATGCCATTTGGAGCTCTCTGCCTGTCACTTTTTACAGGCTACATCTTTAAGAAGGCTCATGCTAAGGAGGAACTCCATCTTGATGAAAGAGCATGGAAACAAGGACTTTTCCAAGTCTGGCTTTTCCTCCTTCGTTTCATCATTCCTATTATCATCATTGTGGTTTTTATCACCCAATTTATGTAATCAAAAAGGACTTGAGTAGTAAACTCAGGCCCTTTCTTTTTTTATGGATGGCTAACAATCAATTCCAAACCTTGCCCTTCCAAGATCCAAGCTTCAACATCACTTGGTAGAATATAGTGGTTGCCTTTTTGGATTGGATAATTTTTTCCGTCAACAGTGAGTTGACCCTGACCAGCCAAGACACTAAATAAGCTGTAGTCAACTGTCTTTTCGAAGTCAACTTTGCCAGTGATTTCCCACTTGTAAACTGCGAAGAAATCATTGGATACAAGGAGAGTGGAACGTAGATCATCTGCTTTGATAGTTACAGGACGGCTATTAGCAGGCTCACCAATATTTAGAACATCGATGGATTTTTCAAGGTGAAGTTCACGCAAGTTGCCCTTGTCGTCCTTGCGGTCAAAGTCATAGACACGGTAGGTGGTATCGCTAGACTGCTGGGTTTCAAGAATCAAGATACCTGCGCCGATAGCGTGCATAGTTCCACTTGGTACATAGAAGAAATCTCCAGCCTTAACTGGCACTTTTGTTAGCAAGGCATCCCAGTTCTTGTCCTCAATTTGCTGACGGAGTTCTTCTTTTGATTTGGCATTATGGCCATAGATAATCTCTGAACCTTCCTCCGCAGCGATAATGTACCAGCACTCGGTTTTTCCAAGCTCGCCTTCGTGTTCTAGTCCATAAGCATCGTCTGGGTGCACTTGGACACTGAGCCAGTCGTTGGCATCGAGGATTTTTGTCAATAGTGGAAACACAGGTTCTGGACGGTTACCAAACAATTCACGGTGTTCCGCATACAAAGTAGCGAGGTCTGTTCCCTCAAAACGCCCATTAGCGACCTTAGAAACTCCATTTGGGTGAGCAGAGATAGCCCAGTATTCCCCGATTTTTTCACTTGGAATGTCGTAACCAAACTCATCACGTAGCTTGGTACCACCCCAGATTTTTTCTTGCATAACTGATTGTAAAAATAATGGTTCTGACATGTCGATCTCCTGTCTGATTTTTCTCCCCTCATTATAGCAAAAAAAGAGTTCGAATTGAACTCTTTTTCCTATCTTATAAAGTAGGGAGAAGATTTTGTAAAAATAGTAACGAAACAATCTTATACTTGATGGAGGAACCCCTAAAGCAGCACTCAGAAAGCTCGCTGTCAACGGCTATTCTCCTCAGCTCTCATTAAACTTCCTTTACTTGAGAATCTATTTTTATGTACAAAAAAGACTGAAACCAGTCTTCTTTTTAAATCAATGCCGTAATAGCCGTTACTAGACCAAAAACGATACCCGGTGCATTGGCAGCTGCAAGTGGAATATCTCTTTCCTTTTTGAAAAGACCGTAGTAAACCCAAAGACTACAGTTGATGGCTGCGACCAAGGGTTGGATGAAGTTTCCTTTTTGACCAGCCAGGTTGTTCATGATTTGTGGGAAGTAAGAGACATACATCATAACGGACATAAAGGTCGCTACCCAACCCAAAATTTTCATTTGTTTTTCAGACATTTCCAGAACCTCTTTCATTTTTTATGAATCATATTTTATAATCTTTTTTCAAAATAATCAAGACTTTGAAGCTTTTGTTATGAAGATGTAAACTATCACAATCTTGTGATAAGAAAGAGAAAACAGAAAAAGACCGGATTGCTCCGATCTTTTAACAATTCACATTCTCAATTTCTGTTTTAAAAATAGCTAAGGTTAACGTCAAATGACTACGCGCCCTATTTCATACGATAAAAATCAATCACTAAACTAGCTGGACCTTTTACAAGCAAGGATTCTGTCCCCCAATCAGGTTGAACATTAAAACTATCATACAGTCATTCATAAAAACAGTATCTTTTAATCCTTTTCTTCACGAACATAATTGTAGATAGTAATACATACAGATAAAAAACTAAAAAGACAGATCATCTGTATGATGATTTTTACAGGTTGACGAAGTAAACCAAACTGAGTTAGGATAACAAAAAGAGAGGAGCCCGCTATCATTACCTGAAAAAAGATAAGCGTCAAACTAAATCGATTTTTCATTTCTGCTCCTTTCTTACCACTATCACTTCATCTAAACGCTCATAAACGCTTTTATCATGAGTTGCAATGATAATAATACGTTTTTCATTTTGTAACCCAAGAATCAAATCAATAATCTCTCGGCTATTTTTTTCATCCAACGAAGCCGTAGGTTCATCCGCAAGTACAATTGGAGAATCCTTTAGCATGACTTTAGCTATGGCAACACGTTGGGCTTCCCCACCAGATAGAGAATAAATTTTCCGATTCAAATCAAGCTGGAGATGAACCTTTTTTAATGCTTCACACATTTGTTCCTCTTTATCTTTTCTGGAAAGTTTCTTGCCAATAAAAGCCAACTCCAAATTATCTTTAATACTCCTGTTTTCAATTAATCCATAATTTTGAAAAAGATAGCTAACAAAATCTTTAAAATAAGTTTTTTCCTTTATCTTTCTAAGGTCAATGCCATTTATTTCTACTGTACCATTTTGAGCTGTTTCTAGCTTTCCAATGATATTTAACAAAGTTGTCTTACCAGCACCTGATTCTCCTATCAAGGCATAAGATTTCCCTTCACAAAACTGATAAGAATAATCACGAAGAACAACATGTCCATCAAATGTCTTTTGAATATCTCTTAACTCAATCATATTACCCTCCTTTCAGATACAAGATACTACTTGTTTGGTGTTGTCTTAATTGAAAGAAAAAGAGTGCAAGAAAACCAACAGCCATAAAAATAGGAAATAACGTAACCAAGATTGGGAGATGTAAGAAAGTAGCCAAACCTGCTAATAAAAAGTAACCACACATCAAGGTAAGCAAGTAAAAATGATGAATCACAATAAGAGATTTTCCTGCTAAACGTTCAATAAAATAAGTCTTACGCCCTTGATAAAAATAAAGTGTATTTAACAAAATCATCAACAAGATGGAAGTAGCTAGACTAATGCACGACGCAATCAAGAGTAACAATCTTTCCACTGTCACCTGTTGGATTTTTGACTCAAAAGAATAAAGACCATTAGTAAAGCTTCCGATATGTGCTGTCATTTTATACTGTTTTATAATTTCCCTGACTTGCTCAGGATGGTCAAAAACATAGTTTGATATATCAAACCCTGCAACTTCTTGTCTTTCATAAGCAGATCCATACACGATAATAATCGGATCGTGAACAAAACTATCTCGATTAACTAAGTAATGTACAGAAGTAAAAATCGGATAGATAAAGAGGTTTTCTCCTCCCTCATAAGTCGCAACTTCCACTCTTTCATCCGGATGATTTTTCCTAATTGGTGCATTATCGGGTGCAAATCCCTTTTGAACAAACCGAGACCAAACCTTTTTCAAATCCTCAATCTTATTTTCCTTACTCTTTGGAATTAAAATCAAACGATCAAAGTCTCCCATTTGTTCAAAGAAAGCTTGTCCTTCTGTGTTTAGTTGAAGACCACTTTGCTTAATGAACTTTCGATTAACTTTTAGTTGATTTGAAATATTTTCAGAAGTTGGATAATCAGAGTTTTTCTGAGAATTACTAGACATAGCAATATAATCTAAAGTAGTTCCAATGTATAGTGGCTCAGTTTTTGAGACTAAGTCACCGTAAAATGCCTGTACTCTTTCTTTATCAACTTTCTCCTCTCCTGTATCAAGACCATGAGTCGCAAAATAGCTAGGATATTGTGTCCACGCTTGCTTCCCTTCTTCCAAAGTTCTCACTTTTCTAGTCATATCCACCACCCCATAAATGCTGTACATAACCGTTAGGAGTGAAAAAATCTGTGTTACAATAACCAAAACAAAAATCAAATGCAAGGGAGCTTTCCCCTTAAGGGATAGGTTCATCGGTTGTCTCTGTAAGATATGATAAAACAGATTGGAGGCAAAAAAGTTTAGAAAAAGTAGAATGACTAACCAAGCTAGTAAGGGAAATCCAATCAATTCTATAGCAAGTAATGTAGCATTTCTTTGTAAAATAAGTATAAGAATAGCTAGTACAAATACAATGCTAGCACTCCCTACTAAAAAAAGACTCTCTTTCCAAATTCCCCTAAGGGCAATCTGATACTTACCTAATCCTGATATTCTCTTGATACTGACCGATCGAATATTAACAATATAGTCCGCAACCAGGAGTGTAAGAAAAGAAATTAGAAAAACAAAGGCTATCATGATAGCTTGTGGATAGACTAAGAGAAATTTTAAGAGGGTGAGTCCAGAATTTGCTTCCACAGCATTCGCTTGATGTCCCTTTTCAATCAATCTGCCTGCCAAATCTTGAGCGCTTAGATTTCCTTTGACAATAATATAAAGAGTATTATATGAAGCATTTTGAATAAGTCCTTGGTTTTCTTGTAAGGGTAAATCTTTTGGTAGTTCTCCTCCAATAGGAATGTAAGTGTTTTCCACCTCACCTCTCTCATTTTCTTTAACATCTACTATTCTCCTCGCCAGAACAGTTCCAGTATCTTCTGCAATTTTCTGTAAATCTGTAGCAATGGAACTAGTCGAACTCACAACATCAACTTTCTGACTATAACCTCCCAACAATTCACTCTTATAGTGGTAAACAAAGAGAAGACCGACAAGGGTTATCAAGATAAAGGAAGAACATGCTAATATTTTTTTTAATAAACCATACATAGATGACTCCTTTTATACGAAAAAAGAGGGGAAATCACCTCCCCTCCCTACTCACTAATCAATACCAATTAAGACTCTAATAAGATAAATGCTTTAAAAACGCATTATTTCCTCCTTCCTAATTTATTTAAAGCACTCACTCCACCTATATTTATGTTCATTATAGCGCAACAAGAAAGCGCTGTCAATCATTTGTGTGCTAAAAACCGTTATAAAAAGACCGGATTGCTCCGATCTTTTAATAATTCGCATTCTCAATTTCTGTTTTAAAAATAGCTAAGGTTAACGTCAAATGACTACGCGCCCTATTTCATACGATAAAAATCAATCACTAAACC
This genomic stretch from Streptococcus sp. 1643 harbors:
- the manA gene encoding mannose-6-phosphate isomerase, class I, which gives rise to MSEPLFLQSVMQEKIWGGTKLRDEFGYDIPSEKIGEYWAISAHPNGVSKVANGRFEGTDLATLYAEHRELFGNRPEPVFPLLTKILDANDWLSVQVHPDDAYGLEHEGELGKTECWYIIAAEEGSEIIYGHNAKSKEELRQQIEDKNWDALLTKVPVKAGDFFYVPSGTMHAIGAGILILETQQSSDTTYRVYDFDRKDDKGNLRELHLEKSIDVLNIGEPANSRPVTIKADDLRSTLLVSNDFFAVYKWEITGKVDFEKTVDYSLFSVLAGQGQLTVDGKNYPIQKGNHYILPSDVEAWILEGQGLELIVSHP
- a CDS encoding SemiSWEET family transporter, with translation MSEKQMKILGWVATFMSVMMYVSYFPQIMNNLAGQKGNFIQPLVAAINCSLWVYYGLFKKERDIPLAAANAPGIVFGLVTAITALI
- a CDS encoding putative bacteriocin export ABC transporter; translation: MIELRDIQKTFDGHVVLRDYSYQFCEGKSYALIGESGAGKTTLLNIIGKLETAQNGTVEINGIDLRKIKEKTYFKDFVSYLFQNYGLIENRSIKDNLELAFIGKKLSRKDKEEQMCEALKKVHLQLDLNRKIYSLSGGEAQRVAIAKVMLKDSPIVLADEPTASLDEKNSREIIDLILGLQNEKRIIIIATHDKSVYERLDEVIVVRKEQK
- a CDS encoding DUF1430 domain-containing protein; this translates as MYGLLKKILACSSFILITLVGLLFVYHYKSELLGGYSQKVDVVSSTSSIATDLQKIAEDTGTVLARRIVDVKENERGEVENTYIPIGGELPKDLPLQENQGLIQNASYNTLYIIVKGNLSAQDLAGRLIEKGHQANAVEANSGLTLLKFLLVYPQAIMIAFVFLISFLTLLVADYIVNIRSVSIKRISGLGKYQIALRGIWKESLFLVGSASIVFVLAILILILQRNATLLAIELIGFPLLAWLVILLFLNFFASNLFYHILQRQPMNLSLKGKAPLHLIFVLVIVTQIFSLLTVMYSIYGVVDMTRKVRTLEEGKQAWTQYPSYFATHGLDTGEEKVDKERVQAFYGDLVSKTEPLYIGTTLDYIAMSSNSQKNSDYPTSENISNQLKVNRKFIKQSGLQLNTEGQAFFEQMGDFDRLILIPKSKENKIEDLKKVWSRFVQKGFAPDNAPIRKNHPDERVEVATYEGGENLFIYPIFTSVHYLVNRDSFVHDPIIIVYGSAYERQEVAGFDISNYVFDHPEQVREIIKQYKMTAHIGSFTNGLYSFESKIQQVTVERLLLLIASCISLATSILLMILLNTLYFYQGRKTYFIERLAGKSLIVIHHFYLLTLMCGYFLLAGLATFLHLPILVTLFPIFMAVGFLALFFFQLRQHQTSSILYLKGG